The following are encoded together in the Xanthomonas sacchari genome:
- a CDS encoding VOC family protein has product MKRVTGIGGIFFKAQDPAALQAWYQRHLGIDVQAWGGTAFAWNDGSGAPVTGSTVWSIGAATQEPHFAPGTAPFMINYRVHDLHALVAALREEGCHVLDRIDESEYGAFAWVIDPEGNKVELWQPPAGQ; this is encoded by the coding sequence ATGAAACGCGTCACCGGGATTGGCGGCATCTTCTTCAAGGCACAGGATCCGGCCGCGCTGCAGGCCTGGTACCAGCGGCATCTCGGCATCGACGTACAGGCCTGGGGCGGCACCGCCTTCGCCTGGAACGACGGCAGCGGCGCACCGGTGACCGGCTCCACTGTCTGGTCGATCGGCGCGGCGACGCAGGAGCCGCACTTCGCCCCCGGCACGGCGCCCTTCATGATCAATTACCGGGTGCACGATCTGCACGCCTTGGTCGCGGCGCTGCGCGAGGAAGGCTGCCACGTGCTGGACCGCATCGACGAATCCGAATACGGCGCCTTCGCCTGGGTCATCGACCCGGAAGGCAACAAGGTGGAACTCTGGCAGCCGCCCGCCGGGCAGTAG
- a CDS encoding AI-2E family transporter, with amino-acid sequence MALGALALLAWQLSELLLIVFGAVVVGVLLHGLATLLRKWLPLPEWAALALVILVLVLALSAIVLLFGAEVAAQIDTFRATLPAAWNKFHAWLQSGPLGPQIERIPDQLRDGASTLATHAGAIVLSAGGGVTDAVLMMVGGLYLAAQPRLYRHGLLHLLPRDRRGVADEALTASGQALRAWLTGQLLAMAVIGTLTGIGLWLLGVPVALGIGLLTALLDFIPIVGPIVAAVPAILLGFTVSPQVALGALLLFVVLQQLEGHILQPLIQARAVDLPPALLLFSLFGIGVLFGPMGVVLAAPLTVVLYVLVKRLYVQHALGDAEGADGAGKPAA; translated from the coding sequence ATGGCGCTGGGCGCGCTGGCGCTGCTGGCCTGGCAGTTGTCGGAGCTGCTGCTGATCGTGTTCGGCGCGGTGGTGGTGGGCGTGCTGCTGCACGGGCTGGCCACGCTGTTGCGCAAGTGGTTGCCGCTGCCGGAGTGGGCGGCGCTGGCGCTGGTGATCCTGGTGCTGGTGCTGGCGCTGTCGGCGATCGTGCTGCTGTTCGGCGCCGAGGTCGCCGCGCAGATCGACACCTTCCGCGCCACCCTGCCGGCGGCCTGGAACAAGTTCCATGCCTGGCTGCAGTCCGGCCCGCTGGGGCCGCAGATCGAGCGCATCCCCGACCAGTTGCGCGACGGCGCTTCGACCCTGGCCACGCATGCCGGCGCCATCGTGCTGTCGGCCGGTGGCGGCGTCACCGATGCGGTGCTGATGATGGTCGGCGGGCTGTACCTGGCCGCGCAGCCGCGGCTGTATCGGCATGGCCTGCTGCACCTGCTGCCGCGCGACCGCCGCGGCGTCGCCGACGAGGCGCTGACCGCCAGCGGCCAGGCGCTGCGCGCGTGGCTGACCGGTCAGTTGCTGGCGATGGCGGTGATCGGCACCCTGACCGGCATCGGCCTGTGGCTGCTGGGCGTGCCGGTGGCACTGGGCATCGGCCTGCTGACCGCGCTGCTGGACTTCATCCCCATCGTCGGCCCGATCGTGGCGGCGGTGCCGGCGATCCTGCTGGGCTTCACGGTCAGCCCGCAGGTGGCGCTGGGCGCGCTGTTGCTGTTCGTGGTGCTGCAGCAGTTGGAGGGCCACATCCTGCAGCCGCTGATCCAGGCGCGCGCGGTGGATCTGCCCCCGGCGCTGCTGCTGTTCTCGCTGTTCGGCATCGGCGTGCTGTTCGGGCCGATGGGCGTGGTGCTGGCGGCGCCGCTCACCGTGGTGCTCTACGTGCTGGTCAAGCGCTTGTACGTGCAACACGCGCTGGGCGATGCCGAAGGCGCGGATGGAGCGGGAAAGCCCGCCGCCTGA
- the acpA gene encoding acid phosphatase, with product MKKPPQDPASTPPADTDTTPENPQRRRLLGGLALAGSALALGGPAEAQAETAKRAPARALSATELDRQLRQKIEHVVVIYAENRSFNNLFPEFPGLQQPLSKVTPAQARQVDRDGSVLDILPPIWGGLAPDEQVVAHRRYKIGEDAIGPLPNAPFALRTPDGQLLPHGIVTRDLVHRFYENQMQINGGRNDGFAAWSDAGGLVMGHYADAPATLRLWSLAREYTLCDNFFMGAFGGSFLNHQYLIAAQPPYYPKADSSPGRTQISVLASDRPDEIRLAVQDDSPGTALNGRPRFVRNGALTPDFWAINTLSPPFQPSTSQDPARPDYADPNSPNTLPAQTHRHIGDALDAKGVDWAWYAGGWALAVQGKGDTGDTSEFPGSPNFQIHHQPFNYFANLAPGTPARARRLRDGGLGDSAPQNRFLADVQAGTLPPVTFYKPQGNLNMHAGYSDVAAGDRHIAMVVEALRTSPLWEKTVVFITFDENGGWWDHVAPPKADRWGPGSRIPALVVSPHARRGHVDHSVYDTGSILRFITRRFDLEPLPGLVERERAMHAASGMVPGDLTAALDLG from the coding sequence GTGAAGAAGCCGCCCCAGGATCCTGCGTCCACCCCGCCCGCCGACACCGACACCACCCCCGAAAACCCGCAACGCCGACGCCTGCTCGGCGGCCTGGCGCTGGCCGGCAGCGCCCTGGCGCTCGGCGGCCCCGCCGAGGCCCAGGCCGAAACCGCCAAGCGCGCGCCAGCGCGTGCGCTGTCGGCGACGGAACTGGATCGGCAACTGCGGCAGAAGATCGAGCATGTGGTGGTGATCTACGCCGAGAACCGCAGCTTCAACAACCTGTTCCCGGAGTTCCCCGGGCTGCAGCAGCCGCTGTCCAAGGTGACGCCGGCGCAAGCGCGGCAGGTGGACCGCGACGGCAGCGTGCTCGATATCCTGCCGCCGATCTGGGGCGGGCTGGCGCCGGACGAACAGGTGGTGGCGCACCGCCGCTACAAGATCGGCGAGGACGCGATCGGGCCGCTGCCCAACGCGCCGTTCGCGCTGCGCACGCCCGACGGCCAGTTGCTGCCGCACGGCATCGTGACCCGCGACCTGGTGCATCGCTTCTACGAGAACCAGATGCAGATCAATGGCGGCCGCAACGACGGCTTCGCCGCATGGAGCGACGCCGGTGGCCTGGTGATGGGCCACTACGCCGATGCGCCGGCCACGCTACGGCTGTGGAGCCTGGCCCGCGAGTACACGCTGTGCGACAACTTCTTCATGGGTGCGTTCGGCGGCTCGTTCCTCAACCACCAGTACCTGATCGCCGCGCAGCCGCCGTACTACCCCAAGGCCGACAGCAGCCCGGGGCGGACGCAGATCAGCGTGCTGGCCAGCGACCGCCCGGACGAGATCCGTCTGGCGGTGCAGGACGATTCGCCGGGCACCGCGCTCAACGGCCGGCCGCGCTTCGTGCGCAACGGCGCGCTGACCCCGGATTTCTGGGCGATCAACACCCTGAGCCCGCCGTTCCAGCCCAGCACCAGCCAGGATCCGGCGCGCCCGGACTACGCCGACCCGAACAGCCCCAACACGCTGCCGGCGCAGACCCACCGCCATATCGGCGATGCGCTCGACGCCAAGGGCGTGGACTGGGCCTGGTACGCCGGTGGCTGGGCGCTGGCGGTGCAGGGCAAGGGCGACACCGGCGATACCAGCGAGTTCCCGGGCAGCCCCAACTTCCAGATCCACCACCAGCCGTTCAACTACTTCGCCAACCTCGCTCCGGGCACGCCGGCACGGGCGCGGCGCCTGCGCGACGGCGGCCTGGGCGACAGCGCCCCGCAGAACCGCTTCCTCGCCGACGTGCAGGCCGGCACGCTGCCGCCGGTGACGTTCTACAAGCCGCAGGGCAACCTCAACATGCACGCTGGCTATTCCGACGTGGCCGCCGGCGATCGCCACATCGCGATGGTGGTGGAGGCGCTGCGCACCAGCCCGCTGTGGGAGAAGACCGTCGTGTTCATCACCTTCGACGAGAACGGCGGCTGGTGGGATCACGTGGCGCCGCCCAAGGCCGACCGCTGGGGTCCGGGTTCGCGCATCCCGGCGCTGGTGGTGTCGCCGCACGCCAGGCGCGGCCACGTCGACCACAGCGTCTACGACACCGGCTCGATCCTGCGCTTCATCACCCGCCGCTTCGACCTGGAGCCGTTGCCGGGCCTGGTCGAGCGCGAGCGCGCGATGCACGCCGCCAGCGGCATGGTGCCGGGCGACCTCACCGCCGCGCTGGATCTGGGTTAG
- a CDS encoding MFS transporter produces MTAPAPTPATADAAPHGAAAVFRVVTGNFLEMYDFMVYGFYATAIGHAFFPAKSAFASLMLSLATFGAGFLMRPIGALVLGGYIDRHGRRKGLILTLGLMSAGVLLIAFVPGYGTIGVLAPVLVLLGRLLQGFSAGAELGGVSVYLAEIATPGRRGFYVAWQSASQQVAVVFAAALGVALHALLSDSVMDSWGWRVPFAIGSLIVPLIFLIRRSLQETPEFAARQAPDLAGIARSLRANVGLILAGVGMVMMTTVSFYLITAYMPTYGRAELHLSELDSLVVTGCIGLSNFVWLPVMGALSDRIGRKPLLVFASVAMLLTVWPALQWLVDAPSFGRLLLVGEWLSLLYGAYNGAMVVALTEVMPAEVRTTGFSLAYSLATATMGGFTPAVSTWLIHTTHSRAAPALWLSLAALIGLVCTWLLFRRQRGAGTFHAA; encoded by the coding sequence ATGACCGCTCCCGCACCAACCCCAGCCACCGCCGATGCCGCGCCGCACGGTGCCGCCGCCGTGTTCCGTGTGGTCACCGGCAACTTCCTCGAGATGTACGACTTCATGGTCTATGGCTTCTATGCCACGGCCATCGGCCATGCGTTCTTCCCGGCGAAAAGCGCGTTCGCCTCGCTGATGCTGTCGCTGGCCACGTTCGGCGCCGGTTTCCTGATGCGGCCGATCGGCGCGCTGGTGCTGGGCGGTTATATTGACCGGCACGGCCGCCGCAAGGGCCTGATCCTGACCCTGGGGCTGATGTCGGCGGGCGTGCTGCTGATCGCCTTCGTCCCCGGCTACGGCACCATCGGCGTGCTGGCGCCGGTGCTGGTGCTGCTTGGCCGCCTGCTGCAGGGCTTTTCCGCCGGCGCCGAGCTGGGCGGCGTGTCGGTGTATCTGGCCGAGATCGCCACGCCGGGCCGGCGGGGCTTCTACGTGGCCTGGCAGTCGGCCAGCCAGCAGGTGGCGGTGGTGTTCGCCGCTGCGCTCGGCGTCGCCCTGCATGCGCTGCTGTCCGACAGCGTGATGGACAGCTGGGGCTGGCGCGTGCCGTTCGCCATCGGCAGCCTGATCGTGCCGCTGATCTTCCTGATCCGCCGCTCGCTGCAGGAAACCCCGGAGTTCGCCGCGCGCCAGGCGCCGGACCTGGCCGGCATCGCCCGCTCGCTGCGCGCCAATGTCGGCTTGATCCTGGCCGGCGTGGGCATGGTGATGATGACTACCGTGTCGTTCTACCTGATCACCGCCTACATGCCGACCTACGGCCGTGCCGAGCTGCACCTGAGCGAGCTGGACAGCCTGGTGGTGACCGGCTGCATCGGCCTGTCCAACTTCGTGTGGCTGCCGGTGATGGGCGCGCTGAGCGACCGCATCGGCCGCAAGCCGCTGCTGGTGTTCGCCAGCGTGGCGATGCTGCTGACGGTGTGGCCGGCGCTGCAGTGGCTGGTCGACGCGCCCTCGTTCGGTCGGCTGCTGCTGGTCGGCGAGTGGCTGTCGCTGCTGTACGGCGCCTACAACGGCGCGATGGTGGTGGCGCTGACCGAGGTGATGCCTGCCGAGGTGCGCACCACCGGCTTCTCGCTGGCCTACAGCCTGGCCACCGCCACGATGGGCGGCTTCACCCCGGCGGTGTCCACCTGGCTGATCCACACCACGCATAGCCGCGCGGCGCCGGCGCTGTGGCTGTCGCTGGCGGCGCTGATCGGTCTGGTCTGCACCTGGCTGCTGTTCCGCCGCCAACGCGGCGCCGGCACCTTCCACGCCGCCTGA
- a CDS encoding metallophosphoesterase family protein, with translation MRPVRPLHLGVIADTHGLLRPEALEALRGCAAIVHAGDIGKADVLEALRALAPLHAIRGNIDTAPWAQALPETLDLDIDGVRLHVRHDLKTLDHVADGVDVVISGHSHMPSLQTRDGVLYLNPGSAGPRRFRLPISVGHLYLTSDGPRGELQTLG, from the coding sequence ATGCGTCCCGTTCGACCGCTGCATCTCGGCGTGATCGCCGACACCCATGGCCTGCTGCGGCCCGAGGCACTGGAGGCGCTGCGCGGCTGTGCCGCCATCGTGCATGCCGGCGACATCGGCAAAGCGGACGTGCTGGAGGCGCTGCGGGCACTGGCACCGCTGCACGCGATCCGCGGCAACATCGATACCGCGCCGTGGGCGCAGGCACTGCCCGAGACCCTGGACCTGGACATCGACGGCGTGCGCCTGCACGTGCGCCACGACCTGAAGACACTGGACCACGTCGCCGACGGTGTGGACGTGGTGATCAGCGGCCACTCGCACATGCCGTCGCTGCAGACCCGCGACGGGGTGCTCTATCTCAATCCCGGCAGCGCCGGGCCGCGCCGCTTCCGCCTGCCGATCAGCGTCGGGCATCTGTACCTGACATCAGACGGCCCGCGCGGCGAATTGCAGACCCTGGGCTAG
- a CDS encoding SDR family NAD(P)-dependent oxidoreductase: protein MNATAPVSPDDLPLAERLRIALDLLEAIAADRRVLDTLPEAERVRLLQVVAQVFNPEPKARRKLLKEQARERHQEKVRKAEELLAQTGIRALRRKPVFSTPNYFPPHTPEALIHAQAAAAEPAAHSPELRHCYVCKQKYTELHHFYDQMCPPCAELNYVKRTETADLRGRVALLTGGRVKIGYQAGLKLLRAGAELIVTTRFPRDSAARYAQEPDFAEWGHRLQVYGLDLRHTPSVEAFCSELLATRTRLDFIVNNACQTVRRPPQFYAHMLAGETAALHELPEHVRRLVGQYEGLRGPDLLPAGGNTLPAGAGNGRAGADGLLRAAELSQVPLLADDLLAQQHLFPEGRLDQDLQQVDLRGRNSWRLLLDEVSSVELLETQLVNAVAPFVLNARLKPLMLRTPERDKHIVNVSAMEGQFYRNFKTTRHPHTNMAKAALNMMTRTSAADYQNDGIHMNSVDTGWVTDEDPAEIAARKVQEERFHPPLDIVDGAARIVDPIIHGFNTGEHVWGQFLKDYAPTDW from the coding sequence TTGAACGCCACTGCCCCTGTTTCGCCCGACGACCTGCCCCTGGCCGAGCGCCTGCGCATTGCCCTAGACCTGCTCGAGGCCATCGCCGCCGACCGGCGCGTGCTCGATACCCTGCCGGAGGCCGAGCGCGTGCGCCTGCTGCAGGTGGTTGCCCAGGTCTTCAACCCCGAGCCCAAGGCGCGGCGCAAGCTGCTCAAGGAACAGGCGCGCGAGCGCCACCAGGAGAAGGTGCGCAAGGCCGAGGAACTGCTGGCGCAGACCGGCATTCGCGCGCTGCGGCGCAAGCCGGTATTCAGCACGCCCAACTATTTCCCGCCGCACACGCCCGAAGCGCTGATCCACGCGCAGGCCGCGGCGGCCGAGCCGGCGGCGCACTCGCCCGAGCTGCGCCACTGCTACGTGTGCAAGCAGAAGTACACCGAGCTGCACCACTTCTACGACCAGATGTGCCCGCCCTGCGCCGAGTTGAACTACGTCAAGCGCACCGAGACCGCGGACCTGCGCGGGCGCGTGGCGCTGCTCACCGGCGGCCGGGTCAAGATCGGCTACCAGGCCGGGCTCAAGCTGCTGCGCGCCGGCGCCGAGCTGATCGTGACCACACGCTTCCCGCGCGACTCGGCCGCGCGCTACGCGCAGGAGCCGGATTTCGCCGAGTGGGGCCATCGCCTGCAGGTGTACGGGCTGGATCTGCGCCACACGCCCAGCGTCGAGGCGTTCTGCAGCGAGCTGCTGGCGACCCGCACGCGCCTGGATTTCATCGTCAACAACGCCTGCCAGACCGTGCGCCGGCCGCCGCAGTTCTACGCGCACATGCTGGCCGGCGAAACTGCCGCGCTGCACGAGCTGCCCGAGCACGTGCGCCGGCTGGTGGGCCAGTACGAAGGCCTGCGCGGCCCCGACCTGCTGCCGGCCGGCGGCAACACGCTGCCGGCCGGAGCCGGCAATGGACGCGCCGGTGCCGACGGTCTGCTGCGCGCCGCGGAACTGTCGCAGGTGCCGCTGCTGGCCGACGACCTGCTCGCCCAGCAGCACCTGTTCCCGGAAGGACGGCTGGACCAGGACCTGCAGCAGGTGGACCTGCGCGGGCGCAACTCCTGGCGCCTGCTGCTGGACGAAGTGTCCTCGGTGGAGCTGCTGGAGACGCAACTGGTCAACGCGGTCGCGCCGTTCGTCCTCAACGCGCGGCTCAAGCCGCTGATGCTGCGCACGCCCGAGCGCGACAAGCACATCGTCAACGTGTCGGCGATGGAGGGGCAGTTCTACCGCAACTTCAAAACCACCCGGCATCCGCACACCAACATGGCCAAGGCCGCGTTGAACATGATGACCCGCACCTCGGCGGCCGATTACCAGAACGACGGCATCCACATGAACAGCGTGGACACCGGCTGGGTCACTGACGAGGATCCGGCCGAGATCGCCGCGCGCAAGGTGCAGGAAGAGCGCTTCCATCCGCCGCTGGACATCGTCGACGGCGCCGCGCGCATCGTCGATCCGATCATCCACGGCTTCAACACCGGCGAGCACGTGTGGGGCCAGTTCCTCAAGGACTACGCGCCGACGGACTGGTGA
- a CDS encoding ankyrin repeat domain-containing protein encodes MHRVVLFLLGLAVSATAVAAPAAPAAPDPAAVQAQLRTYFFDAARQGRQDMLAEFIRAHYDLDTRDDKGYTALILAAYHGQQATVEQLLRAGADPCAQDKRGNTALMGAIFKGELSIAKRLMQADCAPDQRNNAGQTAAMYAALFQRTEVLKELAAKGADLQAKDAQGNDVAKLQRGEFATAPAR; translated from the coding sequence ATGCATCGTGTTGTTCTCTTCCTTCTTGGCCTCGCGGTCAGCGCCACGGCGGTCGCTGCACCGGCCGCGCCTGCGGCGCCCGATCCGGCCGCGGTGCAGGCGCAGTTGCGCACCTATTTCTTCGATGCCGCGCGGCAGGGCCGCCAGGACATGCTGGCCGAGTTTATCCGTGCCCATTACGACCTCGATACCCGCGACGACAAGGGCTACACCGCGCTGATCCTGGCCGCCTATCACGGCCAGCAGGCGACGGTGGAACAGTTGCTGCGCGCCGGTGCCGACCCCTGCGCGCAGGACAAGCGCGGCAACACCGCGCTGATGGGCGCGATCTTCAAGGGCGAGCTGAGCATCGCCAAGCGGCTGATGCAGGCCGATTGCGCACCGGACCAGCGCAACAACGCCGGGCAGACCGCAGCGATGTACGCGGCCCTGTTCCAGCGCACCGAGGTGCTGAAGGAACTCGCCGCCAAGGGCGCCGACCTGCAGGCCAAGGATGCGCAGGGCAACGACGTGGCCAAGCTGCAGCGCGGCGAGTTCGCGACCGCACCGGCACGCTGA
- the katB gene encoding catalase KatB, with protein sequence MRPGSLLLLVLLSPSLILSASAAQSTLTRDNGAPVGDNQNSQTAGPNGPTLLQDVQLIQKLQRFDRERIPERVVHARGTGVHGEFTATADISELSKAKVFAPGTTTPVFVRFSSVVHGNHSPETLRDPHGFATKFYTSEGNWDLVGNNFPTFFIRDAIKFPDMVHAFKPDPRTNLDDDARRFDFFSHVPEATRTLTLLYSNEGTPAGYRFMDGNGVHAYKLVNAQGQVHYVKFHWKSLQGIKNLDPQQVVAVQGKDYSHLTNDLVGAIKRGDYPKWDLYIQVLAPEDLAKFDFDPLDATKIWPGVPERKIGQMVLNRNVDNFFQETEQVAMAPANLVPGIEPSEDRLLQGRIFSYADTQLYRVGTNGLSLPVNRPRVAVNNGNQDGAMNAGSTSSGVNYEPSRLSPRPQDPNARYSQLPLSGTTQQARIAREQNFKQAGELFRSYSKKEQQDLIQSFGESLAGTDDASKHIMLSFLYKADPAYGSGVARVAKGDLARVKQLAAQLQD encoded by the coding sequence ATGCGCCCTGGATCCCTGTTGTTGCTTGTCCTGTTGTCGCCTTCCCTGATCCTGTCGGCCAGTGCCGCACAGTCCACGCTCACCCGCGACAACGGTGCGCCGGTGGGCGACAACCAGAACTCGCAGACCGCCGGGCCCAACGGCCCGACGCTGCTGCAGGACGTGCAACTGATCCAGAAGCTGCAGCGTTTCGACCGCGAGCGCATTCCCGAGCGCGTGGTGCACGCGCGCGGCACCGGTGTGCATGGCGAGTTCACCGCCACCGCCGACATCTCCGAACTGAGCAAGGCCAAGGTATTCGCGCCGGGCACGACCACGCCGGTGTTCGTGCGCTTCTCCTCGGTGGTGCACGGCAACCATTCGCCGGAGACGCTGCGCGATCCGCACGGCTTCGCCACCAAGTTCTACACCAGCGAAGGCAACTGGGACCTGGTGGGCAACAACTTCCCCACCTTCTTCATCCGCGACGCGATCAAGTTCCCGGACATGGTGCATGCGTTCAAGCCGGACCCGCGCACCAACCTCGACGACGATGCGCGCCGCTTCGATTTCTTCTCGCACGTGCCCGAGGCGACCCGCACCCTGACCCTGCTGTACTCCAACGAAGGCACGCCGGCCGGCTACCGCTTCATGGACGGCAACGGCGTGCATGCCTACAAGCTGGTCAACGCGCAGGGCCAGGTGCACTACGTCAAGTTCCACTGGAAGAGCCTGCAGGGCATCAAGAACCTGGATCCGCAGCAGGTGGTGGCGGTGCAGGGCAAGGACTACAGCCACCTGACCAACGACCTGGTCGGCGCGATCAAGCGCGGCGACTATCCGAAGTGGGACCTGTACATCCAGGTGCTCGCGCCCGAGGACCTGGCCAAGTTCGACTTCGATCCGCTGGATGCCACCAAGATCTGGCCGGGCGTGCCCGAGCGCAAGATCGGGCAGATGGTGCTGAACAGGAACGTGGACAACTTCTTCCAGGAGACCGAGCAGGTGGCGATGGCGCCGGCCAACCTGGTGCCGGGCATCGAGCCGTCGGAAGACCGCCTGCTGCAGGGACGCATCTTCTCCTACGCCGACACCCAGCTGTACCGCGTCGGCACCAACGGCCTGAGCCTGCCGGTGAACCGGCCGCGCGTGGCAGTGAACAATGGCAACCAGGACGGCGCGATGAACGCCGGCAGCACCAGCAGCGGCGTGAACTACGAGCCGAGCCGGCTCAGCCCGCGTCCGCAGGATCCGAACGCGCGCTACAGCCAGTTGCCGCTGTCCGGCACCACCCAGCAGGCCAGGATCGCGCGCGAGCAGAACTTCAAGCAGGCCGGCGAGCTGTTCCGCAGCTACAGCAAGAAGGAGCAGCAGGACCTGATCCAGAGCTTCGGCGAATCGCTGGCCGGCACCGACGACGCGAGCAAGCACATCATGCTCTCGTTCCTGTACAAGGCCGACCCGGCCTACGGCAGCGGCGTGGCGCGGGTGGCCAAGGGCGACCTGGCGCGGGTCAAGCAACTGGCCGCGCAGCTGCAGGATTGA
- the dinG gene encoding ATP-dependent DNA helicase DinG: MTDSASPSTPPASGPSPRQLTEPVKLAIRDAYAKLQANTPGFRVRRAQSQMIGVVSRALGTSGGVGVAEAPTGVGKSLGYLTAGVPIALASKKKLVISTGTVALQSQLVERDIPAFLKATGLEATVALAKGRTRYLCTRNVAELHGEAAQDSMFEDEAPLYDRPLSPAEAEQARALAKAYADRTWNGDLDAAPEPVPPSLRARITTNAAGCAGRRCSFAVQCPVLKARSEVRDAQIVVTNHALLLSALSLGDSDNGQPLIAPPSDMLLVLDEGHHIAGVAIDQGAANLPLDEMARRTGRLQALVGAAYRLADKDRIGNQLPNEAVELAARVAKGLKAFRAEIERVWVPEPGQDEPMWRAPNGRLPEDWKPLIDAQAQDTGALLNWVQAAHQMAAKSKQEDAAKERLQRNLGMALEMVEQQYALWLGWRREDQDGQPPMARWITASRDADLICHCSPVSAAQVLRSLLWSEVDAAVLTSATLTGGGDFQALAIDNGLPAHAEMVSLSSPFDLPNQAELIVPAFPVAPDDREGHPREVARYLVRELDWGKGSIVLFTSRWKMLKVADLLPIAQRNRVLVQGEGSKSQMIGEHMRRIAAGEGSVLFGLNSFGEGLDLPGEACTTVVITQVPFAVPTDPQTATLGEWFESRGLNAFNLIAVPHALRTLTQFAGRLIRTADDHGRVIILDSRLLTKRYGKRIIDALPPFKRVIGQRM; this comes from the coding sequence ATGACCGATTCCGCTTCGCCGTCGACGCCGCCCGCGTCCGGCCCGTCCCCGCGCCAGCTCACCGAACCGGTCAAGCTGGCGATCCGCGATGCCTACGCCAAGCTGCAGGCCAATACGCCGGGCTTCCGCGTGCGCCGTGCGCAGAGCCAGATGATCGGCGTGGTCTCGCGCGCGCTGGGCACCTCCGGCGGGGTGGGCGTGGCCGAGGCGCCCACCGGCGTCGGCAAGAGCCTGGGCTATCTGACCGCCGGCGTGCCGATCGCCCTGGCCAGCAAGAAGAAGCTGGTGATCAGCACCGGCACGGTGGCGTTGCAGTCGCAGCTGGTCGAGCGCGACATCCCGGCCTTCCTCAAGGCCACCGGGCTGGAGGCCACCGTGGCGCTGGCCAAGGGCCGCACCCGTTACCTGTGCACGCGCAACGTCGCCGAGCTGCATGGCGAGGCCGCGCAGGACAGCATGTTCGAGGACGAGGCGCCGCTGTACGACCGCCCGCTGAGTCCGGCCGAGGCCGAGCAGGCGCGGGCGCTGGCCAAGGCCTACGCCGACCGGACCTGGAACGGCGATCTGGATGCTGCGCCGGAGCCGGTGCCGCCGTCGCTGCGCGCGCGCATCACCACCAATGCGGCCGGCTGCGCCGGGCGGCGCTGTTCGTTCGCAGTGCAGTGTCCGGTGCTGAAGGCGCGCAGCGAGGTGCGCGACGCGCAGATCGTGGTCACCAACCATGCCCTGCTGCTGTCGGCGCTGTCGCTGGGCGACAGCGACAACGGCCAGCCGCTGATCGCGCCGCCGTCGGACATGCTGCTGGTGCTCGACGAAGGCCACCACATCGCCGGCGTGGCCATCGACCAGGGCGCGGCGAACCTGCCGCTGGACGAGATGGCGCGGCGCACCGGCCGCCTGCAGGCGCTGGTCGGCGCCGCCTACCGGCTCGCCGACAAGGACCGCATCGGCAATCAGTTGCCCAACGAGGCGGTCGAACTCGCCGCGCGGGTGGCCAAGGGCCTGAAGGCATTCCGCGCCGAGATCGAACGGGTGTGGGTGCCGGAGCCGGGCCAGGACGAACCGATGTGGCGCGCGCCCAATGGCCGCCTGCCCGAGGACTGGAAGCCGCTGATCGATGCGCAGGCGCAGGACACCGGGGCGCTGCTGAACTGGGTGCAGGCCGCGCACCAGATGGCGGCCAAGTCCAAGCAGGAGGACGCGGCCAAGGAGCGCCTGCAGCGCAACCTGGGCATGGCCCTGGAGATGGTCGAGCAGCAGTACGCGCTGTGGCTGGGCTGGCGCCGCGAGGACCAGGACGGGCAGCCGCCGATGGCGCGCTGGATCACCGCCTCGCGCGATGCCGATCTGATCTGCCATTGCTCGCCGGTGTCGGCCGCGCAGGTGCTGCGCTCGCTGCTGTGGAGCGAGGTGGACGCGGCGGTGCTGACCTCGGCCACGCTCACCGGCGGCGGCGATTTCCAGGCGCTGGCGATCGACAACGGCCTGCCCGCGCATGCGGAGATGGTGTCGCTGTCCTCGCCGTTCGACCTGCCCAACCAGGCCGAGCTGATCGTGCCGGCGTTCCCGGTGGCGCCGGACGACCGCGAGGGCCATCCACGCGAAGTGGCGCGCTACCTGGTGCGCGAACTGGACTGGGGCAAGGGCTCGATCGTGCTGTTCACCTCGCGCTGGAAGATGCTCAAGGTGGCCGACCTGCTGCCGATCGCGCAGCGCAACCGCGTGCTGGTGCAGGGCGAGGGCTCCAAGTCGCAAATGATCGGCGAGCACATGCGCCGCATCGCCGCCGGCGAAGGCTCGGTGCTGTTCGGCCTCAATTCCTTCGGCGAGGGCCTGGACCTGCCGGGCGAGGCCTGCACCACGGTGGTCATCACCCAGGTGCCGTTCGCGGTGCCGACCGATCCGCAGACCGCCACGCTCGGCGAATGGTTCGAGAGCCGCGGTCTCAACGCCTTCAACCTGATCGCGGTGCCGCACGCGCTGCGCACCCTGACCCAGTTCGCCGGCCGCCTGATCCGCACCGCCGACGACCACGGCCGCGTGATCATTCTCGATTCGCGGCTGCTGACCAAGCGCTACGGCAAGCGCATCATCGATGCGTTGCCGCCGTTCAAGCGGGTGATCGGCCAGCGGATGTGA